A genomic region of Procambarus clarkii isolate CNS0578487 chromosome 30, FALCON_Pclarkii_2.0, whole genome shotgun sequence contains the following coding sequences:
- the LOC138370014 gene encoding proteoglycan 4-like: MIFTPHKTEDSTGPHSIQDRRLHPVLTPHKTEDSTGPHSIQDRRLHPVLTPHKTEDSTRPHSTQDRRLHRSSLHTRPKTPPRPHSIQDRRLHRSSLHTRPKTPPVLTPYKTAESTGPHSTQDRRLHPSSLHTRPRTPPVLTPHKTEDSTRPHSTQDRRLHPVLTPYKTEDSTRPHSTQDRRLHRSSLQTRPQTPPRPHSTQDRRLHRSSLQTRPQTPPVLTPHKTEDSTPSSLQTRPQTPPRPHSIQDRRLHQSSLHTRPQTPPVLTPHKTEDSTRPHSKQDRRLHPVLTPYKTEDSTGSHSTRDRRLHPVLTPHKTADSTRPHSTQDRRLHRSSLHTIPQTPPVLTPYKTEDSTRPHSIRDRRLHPSSLHTRPKTPPVLTPNKTDDSTPSSLHTRPKTPPVLTPNKTEDSTRPHSTQDRRLHPSSLHTRTKTPPVLTPHKTEDSTRPHSTQDRRLHPSSLHTRPKTPPVLTPHKTEDSTRPHSTQDRRLHPSSLHTRPQTPPVLTPHETEDSTRPHSTQDRRLHPSSLHTRPKTPPVLTPHKTEDSTPSSLHTRPKTPPVLTPHKTEDSTPSSLHTRPKTPPVLTPHKTEDSTPSSLHTRPKTPPRPHSTQDRRLHPVLTPHKTEDSTRPHSTQDRRLHPVLTPHETEDSTPSSLHTRPKTPPRPHSKQDRRLHRSSLHTRPKTPPRPHSTRDRRLHPSSLHTRPKTPPRPHST; this comes from the coding sequence atgatcttcactccacacaagaCCGAAGACTCCACCGGTCCTCACTCCATACAAGACCGAAGACTCCACCCCGTCCTCACTCCACACAAGACCGAAGACTCCACCGGTCCTCACTCCATACAAGACCGAAGACTCCACCCCGTCCTCACTCCACACAAGACAGAAGACTCCACCCGTCCTCACTCCACACAAGACCGAAGACTCCACCGGTCCTCACTCCATACAAGACCGAAGACTCCACCCCGTCCTCACTCCATACAAGACCGCAGACTCCACCGGTCATCACTCCATACAAGACCGAAGACTCCACCCGTCCTCACTCCATACAAGACCGCAgagtccaccggtcctcactccACACAAGACCGAAGACTCCACCCGTCCTCACTCCACACAAGACCGAGGACTCCACCCGTCCTCACTCCACACAAGACCGAAGACTCCACCCGTCCTCACTCCACACAAGACAGAAGACTCCACCCCGTCCTCACTCCATACAAGACCGAAGACTCCACCCGTCCTCACTCCACACAAGACCGAAGACTCCACCGGTCCTCACTCCAAACAAGACCGCAGACTCCACCCCGTCCTCACTCCACACAAGACCGAAGACTCCACCGGTCCTCACTCCAAACAAGACCGCAGACTCCACCCGTCCTCACTCCACACAAGACCGAAGACTCCACCCCGTCCTCACTCCAAACAAGACCGCAGACTCCACCCCGTCCTCACTCCATACAAGACCGAAGACTCCACCAGTCCTCACTCCACACAAGACCGCAGACTCCACCCGTCCTCACTCCACACAAGACCGAAGACTCCACCCGTCCTCACTCCAAACAAGACCGCAGACTCCACCCCGTCCTCACTCCATACAAGACCGAAGACTCCACCGGTTCTCACTCCACACGAGACCGAAGACTCCACCCCGTCCTCACTCCACACAAGACCGCAGACTCCACCCGTCCTCACTCCACACAAGACCGCAGACTCCACCGGTCCTCACTCCATACAATACCGCAGACTCCACCGGTCCTCACTCCATACAAGACCGAAGACTCCACCCGTCCTCACTCCATACGAGACCGAAGACTCCACCCGTCCTCACTCCACACAAGACCGAAGACTCCACCCGTCCTCACTCCAAACAAGACCGACGACTCAACCCCGTCCTCACTCCATACAAGACCGAAGACTCCACCCGTCCTCACTCCAAACAAGACCGAAGACTCCACCCGTCCTCACTCCACACAAGACCGAAGACTCCACCCGTCCTCACTCCACACAAGAACGAAGACTCCACCCGTCCTCACTCCACACAAGACCGAAGACTCCACCCGTCCTCACTCCACACAAGACCGAAGACTCCACCCGTCCTCACTCCACACAAGACCGAAGACTCCACCCGTCCTCACTCCACACAAGACCGAAGACTCCACCCGTCCTCACTCCACACAAGACCGAAGACTCCACCCGTCCTCACTCCACACAAGACCGCAGACTCCACCGGTTCTCACTCCACACGAGACCGAAGACTCCACCCGTCCTCACTCCACACAAGACCGAAGACTCCACCCGTCCTCACTCCACACAAGACCGAAGACTCCACCCGTCCTCACTCCACACAAGACCGAAGACTCCACCCCGTCCTCACTCCACACAAGACCGAAGACTCCACCCGTCCTCACTCCACACAAGACCGAAGACTCCACCCCGTCCTCACTCCACACAAGACCGAAGACTCCACCCGTCCTCACTCCACACAAGACCGAAGACTCCACCCCGTCCTCACTCCACACAAGACCGAAGACTCCACCCCGTCCTCACTCCACACAAGACCGAAGACTCCACCCCGTCCTCACTCCACACAAGACCGAAGACTCCACCCGTCCTCACTCCACACAAGACCGAAGACTCCACCCCGTCCTCACTCCACACGAGACCGAAGACTCCACCCCGTCCTCACTCCACACAAGACCGAAGACTCCACCCCGTCCTCACTCCAAACAAGACCGCAGACTCCACCGGTCCTCACTCCACACAAGACCGAAGACTCCACCCCGTCCTCACTCCACACGAGACCGAAGACTCCACCCGTCCTCACTCCACACAAGACCGAAGACTCCACCCCGTCCTCACTCCACATAA